Proteins from one Sabethes cyaneus chromosome 2, idSabCyanKW18_F2, whole genome shotgun sequence genomic window:
- the LOC128736861 gene encoding uncharacterized protein LOC128736861, whose product MWKLITLSVLLVLPIVRPDLTIPITIPGISSGSLDINGNVVLNVNRIQDILNQFQSIVQSLYNIQSPELGSAAENFRYVMDSLVEAGAPIFQSLSNVAKISSGNITRDFGGIRESINYAVGLNQDHMSLVNKTRQIVGVNTSLYFNGVLNSLASNLGNMSEILTKIESAINGIKGQNRPSQAAIRALLPNDNIKALNAVLRQYILTGDAAIPQIRSIVSRVQSVDNFLNRISISIYQQRKYLNNTLARIVPYLQSNVISRFRNSLTSLQSQVVSRSSRAVKALSNLIPSQPNGLGATANQTIRVIQELARNVSNDANILLQQVSRLSINESLPNAVLNEIEKLLNEASRNLTVSMTQRVRFVDVCFARFNSDFDQIPRSAYIQLSTCVWDTASDLSNVAIYMNHLILTALVDLNNELQAVERCTGMVSGHPSEMTKYQADICLNDALSYLQKREVYANHMASYRSILGNEISYSAQRYSFCMGTTLRQVISRAAYLKGSVDKCLSAGPTVTPYWWSGSVMEVKAKEEDKREEKEEDKREEKEEDKRDQKEQMVVEEQVEAKEQVEEVAVEEQVEEKEVLEEDEEQEEEVLEEDEEEDEEEEEVEAEDEAEGEEEVEAEDEAAEGEEKIFDNAIWTKKRK is encoded by the exons ATGTGGAAACTAATAACGTTATCTGTGCTGTTGGTGCTGCCGATTGTGAGACCTGATCTCACAATCCCAATAACCATTCCTGGAATATCTAGTGGAAGTTTGGATATTAACGGTAACGTTGTACTAAATGTGAACCGCATCCAAGATATCTTGAATCAGTTTCAATCGATCGTCCAAAGTTTGTACAACATTCAGTCTCCAGAGCTCGGTAgtgctgcagaaaattttcgttacgtgATGGATAGCTTGGTCGAAGCTGGAGCTCCTATCTTCCAGTCGTTGTCAAACGTCGCTAAGATATCATCCGGAAACATAACACGAGATTTTGGAGGAATTCGGGAAAGCATCAACTATGCCGTTGGGTTGAATCAAGATCACATGAGCTTAGTCAACAAGACGAGACAAATTGTGGGAGTCAACACCTCCCTCTACTTTAATGGAGTACTAAATAGCTTGGCCTCCAATTTAGGAAATATGTCGGAAATATTAACCAAAATTGAAAGTGCAATCAATGGAATTAAAGGACAGAATCGGCCTTCTCAAGCAGCAATCAGAGCCCTTTTACCGAATGACAACATCAAAGCATTGAACGCAGTTCTGCGGCAATATATTTTGACTGGGGATGCTGCAATCCCACAAATACGATCTATCGTGAGCAGAGTTCAGTCGGTAGATAATTTCCTAAAtcgaatttctatttcaatctaTCAACAACGCAAATATCTGAACAACACTTTGGCTCGTATAGTTCCTTATTTACAGTCGAATGTGATCAGTCGTTTTCGAAATAGTCTAACGAGTCTACAGTCGCAGGTGGTCAGTAGAAGCTCTAGGGCGGTAAAGGCtctttccaatttgattcctaGCCAACCGAATGGTTTAGGAGCAACTGCAAACCAAACTATTCGTGTTATCCAGGAGCTAGCTCGGAACGTATCCAACGATGCAAACATTCTGCTGCAGCAAGTATCGCGACTATCAATTAATGAATCTTTGCCTAATGCGGTGTtaaatgaaattgaaaaactCTTGAACGAGGCAAGTCGAAATTTGACGGTATCGATGACGCAACGAGTTCGTTTTGTGGATGTGTGCTTTGCCCGATTCAATAGTGACTTCGACCAAATACCTCGCAGTGCATATATTCAGTTGTCGACTTGTGTTTGGGACACTGCCTCGGATCTTTCCAATGTAGCAATTTATATGAATCATTTGATTCTAACAGCCCTGGTCGATTTGAACAACGAATTGCAGGCAGTGGAACGCTGCACCGGAATGGTTTCGGGGCACCCCTCTGAAATGACCAAATATCAGGCTGACATTTGTTTGAATGACGCACTATCTTACCTTCAGAAGCGAGAAGTTTACGCCAACCACATGGCTAGTTATCGTTCAATACTTGGAAATGAAATTTCGTACAGTGCCCAGCGTTATAGCTTCTGTATGGGGACGACGTTGAGGCAGGTCATAAGTCGGGCTGCTTATTTGAAGGGGTCGGTGGATAAATGTTTGAGTGCAGGACCTACCGTAACACCTTATTGGTGGTCTGGATCA GTAATGGAAGTCAAGGCAAAGGAGGAGGACAAACGGGAGGAAAAGGAGGAGGACAAGCGGGAGGAAAAGGAGGAGGACAAACGGGATCAAAAGGAGCAAATGGTGGTAGAGGAGCAAGTGGAGGCAAAGGAGCAAGTGGAGGAAGTGGCGGTAGAGGAGCAAGTGGAGGAAAAGGAGGTACTGGAGGAGGACGAGGAGCAGGAAGAGGAGGTACTGGAGGAGGACGAGGAGGAGGACGAGGAGGAGGAAGAGGTGGAAGCGGAGGACGAGGCGGAGGGGGAGGAAGAGGTGGAAGCGGAGGACGAGGCAGCGGAGGGGGAAGAAAAG
- the LOC128737582 gene encoding titin-like codes for MKAFIVLSIILAVAASTAVDSSKKDKRSLYEHHEPFVFPEHEPEVKHVTIEKNVPVPYPVEVEKHVPYEVKVPYPVEVEKKVPVYVEKKVPIYVEKKVPVHVDRPVPYPVEVKVPVVQKEYVEVPKPYAVHVEKPVPVYISKPVYVEKAVPVTVLIKQHKKSLWG; via the exons ATGAAG GCGTTTATTGTGTTGTCCATCATCCTGGCAGTTGCCGCCAGTACTGCAGTCGACAGCTCGAAAAAGGATAAGCGTAGCTTGTACGAACATCATGAACCGTTTGTCTTCCCGGAGCACGAGCCAGAAGTGAAACATGTGACGATTGAGAAAAACGTTCCCGTGCCCTATCCCGTGGAAGTAGAGAAACATGTTCCCTATGAAGTTAAGGTCCCTTATCCGGTCGAGGTCGAGAAGAAAGTCCCGGTCTACGTGGAGAAGAAGGTTCCCATCTACGTCGAGAAGAAGGTTCCCGTGCACGTTGACCGACCGGTACCTTATCCAGTCGAAGTAAAAGTTCCAGTGGTCCAGAAGGAATACGTCGAAGTGCCCAAACCGTACGCAGTTCATGTCGAAAAGCCAGTCCCAGTGTACATCAGTAAGCCAGTGTACGTAGAAAAGGCCGTTCCCGTTACGGTCCTAATTAAGCAACACAAGAAGAGCCTGTGGGGTTAA